The Chryseobacterium oranimense genome contains the following window.
AATATAGATGAGTGACAGGATTATAATGAGATAAAAACCAATCATCATCCTGTTTGCCAGACTTGGAAAAACCAAATATCTTAAAAAGACGGAGACATAAACAGAAGCGAAAAATAAGCATTGTGCCCGGCTTTTTTTACTGCTCAAAGAAAATTTATTAGCCACGATAATGACAATAAATAGTAACAGCAACGGAAAATATGATCCGTTAAAGTCCAGCATAATGGTTTTCTTTATAAAATTCAAATAATCCGGGAAATAGAATGCATCCGGGTTGGATATCGGGTAGATCTGAACTTTCGTAAACTGGTTCATAAATAAAGTGGACCACGAAATCTGATTAAAATACTGGATCAGAAAAAAGGATAAAACCACATAAGCATAAGACCAGAATACTTTAACAGTTTTAATCTGAAGGCTGTTTCTATACCAATAAACCAGAATATAAAGAAATGAGTATAAAATAAAATACTCGGGTCTTGTTAAAACACAAAGCATCGCAAAAACTGTAGCCGCAAGATGCTTTTTCCTTACCATAAAAGTATACAGGCTCAACAGCAGCAATAAACAGGACAAACTGTCTGCTGAGGCATGTCTGCTGGCTTCCAGAAGCGGCTTGAATAATGAAATTAAAATGGTTATGATGAATGCTAAAGGATAATTCTTCACAATCCTAATCAGGAAACAGAATATCAGGACCAAAATAAAAGCATAAGATAATATAGAGGTCAGGAATATGGAGGTTGTTACTTTAAAACCCAATTTAAAGAAGATCAGATTAATAAAGTTATAAAATGGTTTTACCGAAAACAGCTGCAGCTCTTCTTCATAAGCTTTTGGATTTTCCGATAAGACTTTATAGTAGGTATTCTCTCCTTTTGCAATTTCTTCGTCCTGTGGAGTAATTCCGAAAAGTTTTGGATTCGTCCCTTTTAATTCAGTGTATACTTTTTTATGAATATCCTCCATTTTCATATCCGGATACTCCGCTTTGTAAACAAGCCCTACATACGCTTCCAGATCTACGTTGTAATACTGGTGGGTATACAAATAGTATGACATGAGACATAAGTAGAGGGAAAAAATAAAAACAAGAATATTTCTGGTTTTCTTCATTTGCGTGATGGTTTATCCGTAAGAATGCAAAAGTAAAAAAACTATTCTTTCAGCTGTAATTATTTGACGATTCTTTGCAGAAAGTATGGGATTAGAGCTCAAACAAAGCTGGTCTTTGGGTCACCTCGTGATAACATACGCTGTTTTCATCAAAAAAGTGATAAACCAGGCTTTTTCGTGTTCTGCTTTTATCCGTATGCGGTTCGCCACCATGAAGAATATTCGCATGCCATATCAGCATATCCCCTTTTTTCGCTTTAAAGATTTCCTTCTTCAGCCCCAGTTCACGAACTTTTGATTCCAAAAATTCTTCGTAAGCCCGATAACTTTTTTTACCGATTTTCAGTGCATCACCTTCATTATCATAATCGGAATTAAGAAAATAAGGAAGTTTATGGCTTTTCGGGATATAATGCAAAGCACCATTGGTCTCATCCACATCTTCCAAAGCAATCCATACTCCCAGAAGACCGCCAAGCGGATAAGTAGTCATGTGAATACTGTCTGAATGGGTTTTCTGTTGGCTTCCGTTAATGAAATTGATACTCTGGAAAAGCTTGGCCTTACCGTCTAAAAGGACAGATAAAAAATCAAGCAAGCTTTTATCGCTGCCAATGCTTTTAATAATTTCGGAATGATGGATGGCAAACATCAGCTTTCCGCCGTAGATAAATTTCAGGGTGCCGTTTTCCATCAGCTTTTCTATTTCAGCATTAATTTTATCAGCATCATCTGTTGTGATAAAATTTCTCAGGATCATGTATCCGTTTTCATCATACTGAAGAGCACTTTCTTTATTTTCATCGGTAAGTTCCTTGAAAAAAGCAGTATCTACAAGTTTATTTCGGTCTATTGCTCTTTCCGAAGCGGGAAGATGGGCAAAATCAGCACTGGAAATACTGGAAAAGTAGCTTTTGCTAAGTCCGTATTTTTTATACAAAGGAATATTATGCTGTAACTTTTTCTTATTAAAAAAATTGTAAATAATATAGGGTAGTTTATAATGACGGATCTGCTTTAGCATGGCTTGATTATTAGAATAAATACTTTATAAAGATACAGAATAATATTTAATTAAAATCATTCTAAATAGTGAAATAAACATGATATTAGTCTTAAAAAAACTTTCCTCTCATTAAAAATCCTGTAAAATTCTTGACTAATGTTTTTTTGGAATTTTCTATGACTGCATAGTGTTTCAGCGCAGGCCTGAATCCTCTGAAAAACTCTTCAATGCTGGGAAGATTACCTCCTTCAAAGTCAAAAATACAGTGTTCTATATTTTCTTTTATAACATGATCAATAAGTGTGGATGCTCCAGCCATTTTAATATATTTTTTATCATTAAAAGTTCCTAAAAGCGCAATCGTATCATAATCTGAGTAGATAGCTATCATATTAGTGATCTCATGATGATAGTAAAAAGCTAAAAATTTTAAATGTTTTGATAAATGAAATGTTTCCAGAGTCTTAAGCAAAGTGGCTGTATCATTTTCTTTATCCAGCCCAATTACATTGTTCTTAATAAAAATCTCAGCTTCCTGATAGCTTAGTTCTTTCAGCTCTGAATTTTCCGTCACTTCCTCATCCAGTCTGAGTTTTCTTTTTCTCTTGGGTGAATATCTGGCAAAAACTTTGGCATACTCATCAGGATACAAAAGAAAATTCTTTTTGGTTTTTAATTTTGAATCAAAGCTATTGGTTTCATTGAAATGATAAGCTCTTACCAGATAGTTTTTCTGAAGGAAATGTAAAAATTTTTCATTGACCTTCTTATCATCTTTATTGGAAAACACACCTAGCTGCTGGCATATCAATGGATTATGTACTATTTTTATCCCTTTTTTAAGGATAAAAGGAACTGGCATTACAGCTTCATAATCATTAAAAACTAAAACTTCCCACTGTTTATTGGTGGTTACATCCAGAAAGTTTTTTGATGCTGAATATTTCCTCTGTTCTGATCTTTCAAGGCAGTCCGTATATTTTTTAAAATCAATCTCGTTGTATTTCAGTCTTCTAATCATAATAATCCTTCATCTGAGAAACTAAGATAAGTATCATGTGTAATGATGATATGGTCTAAAAGCTGAATACTCAATGTTTTTCCAGCCTCGTCTATTTTCTTGGTAATGTTAATGTCCTCCTTACTGGGTTCCAGGCTTCCGGAAGGATGATTGTGGGCAATGATAATTCCTGTTGAAAAATGATCCAAAGCAGTTTTAAACAAAACTCTTACATCTACAACGGACTGGCTTATCCCGCCTTGTGTTAACTGTGAGATATGAATTACCTTATTGCTCTGATTGAGATAGATGGCCCAAAACTCTTCAGTCCTTAAATCTGACAACTTATTTTTAAGAATAGAATAAGCATCGTTGCTATTTGAAATCACAGCCTTTTCAGGTATTTCCTGGATTATTCTCCTTTTCCCTATTTCTAATGCTGCAATAATAGAAACTGCCTTTACTTCCCCCACTCCTTTAAACTTCATCAGTTCTTTGTTGGAAAGAAGGCTCAACTGATGCCAATTGTTATTTACTGATGCCAATATCTTTCTGGCTAATTCCAGTGCACTTTCATCCCTGCTTCCACTTCCCATAATGATTGCCAGAAGTTCAGAATCAGAGAGCGAACTCTTTCCTTTCAGTAAGAATTTTTCTCTGGGTCTGTCGTCGTGAGCAAGGAATTTTATGGTCATTTGTGTGTTTTAAAATTAAAAGTAAGGATTCTAAATTAATAAAATGCATACATGATTACAGGATATTTCGACTGGTCAAGATATTTTGCAGTCTGAGCTAAAGCTTTAGCAGACAGCATCGGGCATCCCAGGCTCAGGCAGGCCGGATCTGAAGATTCCTGATCCGGAATACACCCGAAAGAATGGAGCACAATTGCCCTTTGCATAGCATTACTGTTACCGGAATCTAAACCGTTCAGCCTGTAAGCTTTTCCAAATTTCCCGTTATAACTGTTCAATATTTCATATTTCCCAAGTGAAGACTGGTACGATCCTTCGGTATTACTGAATTTCAAATCCTTTGAATTTTTAATAACCGAGCCTGAACCGTGAGAAACAACTGCTTTCTGTAGTATCTTATCATTTTTCAGATCATACACGAAGTAGCGGTATTTTCCGGAATATGTCTTAAAGTTAATGAAAACAGCAATATCCTGATTATAGTTTTTTCCTTTTATAAAATTCTTAATTTCCAAAACCTTTGTTTCCGGAAGAATGCCGGAAATATTTCCCTGAGCCTCGCCTTTAGAACAGGAAATAATAAAAAGGAACAGAAATATAAGTTTTTTCATTAATGCAAGAATGTTTTATTCGATAATCATACCGTCTTTCATCACCAGTTTCCGGTCTGTGATCTCGGCAAGGTTCGGGTTGTGGGTTACAATCACAAAAGTCTGATTGTATTTATCCCTAAGGTCAAAAAATAATCTGTGAAGGTCATCTGCATTTTTTGAGTCTAAGTTTCCCGTAGGCTCATCCGCAAAGATAATTTTAGGAGAATTAATCAGAGCCCTTGCTACAGCTACCCTTTGTGCTTCCCCACCGGATAACTGGTTGGGTTTATGATTCAGTCTCTGTTCTATTTTAAGGTCTTCAAATAAAGCATATGCTTTTTCTAAAGCTTCTTTTTCGTTCGCTCCTCCAATTTTTGTAGGAAGAAGCACATTTTCTAAAGCTGTAAATTCAGGAAGAAGCTGGTGAAACTGAAAAACGAAGCCAATATTCTGGTTTCTGAATTTGGAAAGCTGCTTATCATTCATATTGATGAAAGACTCTCCTGCAATACTGATTTCCGTGTTGTATTTATTAGAGTTACTTGGATGGTCCAGTGTTCCTAAAATCTGAAGCAATGTAGACTTTCCTGCTCCGGATTCACCTACAATAGAAACCACCTCACCCGTTTTAATATGGATATCAACACCTTTCAGTACTTCTAAATTTCCATAAGATTTATGGATATTACTTGCTTTAATCATGATTCAAAAATAACAATTACCAAAGGAAAAACATAATTAATTAAAGCAAAAAATAATAAATTAATTTTTTTTATACTTTACAGAACAAATACTTTAATTAATTAAACTTTTAAGGCTCGTATTGAGTAATTTTTTTGATGAGTTCAAACAAAAAAACCTCTCAAAATGAGAGGTTTTAATGTTTACAATCCAGAATGTTACAGTAACAAAGTTAAAGGACTTTCCAGATATGTTTTTAAGGTCTGTAAGAATTGGGCTCCCGTAGCACCGTCTACCACTCTGTGGTCGCATGCCAGTGAAAGCTTCATAATGTTTCCTACTACGATCTGGCCGTCTTTTACAATCGGTTTCTCAATGATTGCTCCTACGGATAGGATGGCAGAGTTCGGCTGGTTGATGATACTTGTAAAGGTTTCGATTCCGAACATTCCAAGGTTGGAAATAGAGAATGTAGAACCTTCCATTTCATTTGCTTTAAGGCCTTTGCTTTTAGCTCTTGAAGCCATATCTTTTACAGCAGCAGAAATTTGCGTATAGTTCATCTGGTCTGTATTCTTCAGTACAGGAACCACTAATCCGTCAGGAATAGCTACTGCCACACCCACGTTGATATTTCCTCTGTGGATGATCTTATCTCCTGCCCAGCTTGAATTTACCTGAGGGTGTTTTCTTAAAGCTACAGCAGTCGCCTTGATAATCATATCATTGAAAGAGATCTTAGTGTCCGGTAAGGAATTGATTTCTTTTCTGGCCTCAATGGCTTTATCCATATTGATCTCTACCATCAGGTAATAGTGAGGAGCAGAGAACTTACTTTCAGCAAGACGTTTTGCAATAATATTTCTTACCTGAGAGTTGGGCGTTTCCGTATCTTCACCCTGAACAAAGCTCAATGCAACCTGTGCTGCTGCCGGAGCAGAAGCCGCTGGCTGAGATGCCTGCGCCTGAGAAGGCTGATAATTTTCAATATCTTTTTTAACGATTCTTCCGTTTTCCCCTGAACCATGAACGCTGTTGATATCAACACCTTTATCCTGGGCCATTTTCTTAGCTAACGGAGAAATGGCTACTCTGTCAGAAGATGAAGTACTTGCTGCCGGAGCCGCTTTCTCTTCTGTTTTAGTTTCAGTTTTCTGTTCAGCCGGCTTTTCAGAGGCCTGAGCAGCTGCTTTTGGAGCACCTACCGCAGAAACATCCGTTCCTTCCGGACCGATGATCGCCAATACTGAATCTACCGGAGCTGCACCGCCTTCTTCTACACCCTGCTTCAATAATACGCCGTTGAATTCAGATTCAAAATCCTGAACCGCTTTATCAGTTTCGATCTCAGCAAGAAGATCTCCTTCTTTTACTGTATCGCCTACATTTTTATGCCATTTCGCCACTTTACCTTCTGTCATTGTATCAGAAAGTCTTGGCATTGTAATAATTTCTACACCTGCAGGAACTTCCGCAGTAGTCTGCTCAACACTTGTAGCATTATTTTCTGTTTTTGATTCTTCTTCAGACTTTTTTTCTTCAGACCCACCTGCAGCAGGAGCAGCAGCTCCACCTGTTAACCCTGAAATATCTTCTCCTTCATTACCGATAATCGCTAAAACAGAATCTACAGCAGCAGCAGCGCCTTCTTCTACACCAATATATAAAAGAGTTCCTTCTATTTCAGATTCGAAATCCTGAACAGCTTTATCTGTTTCAATTTCAGCTAAAATATCTCCTTCTTTTACTTTATCGCCTACTTTTTTATGCCATTTTGCCACTTTCCCTTCCGTCATAGTATCCGAAAGGCGGGGCATCGTAATTACTTCTGCCATAATTTATTTAATATGATAATTTAATTAATGTGATAATGTGGTGATGTGATGATTTGATAATAATTTATACTATTAACACATCAGCATATCATCGTATCAGCAAATTATTTTAGTTTTCTAATTTATCTAAGAATGGGTAATTTTCCTGAGCATAAACATATTCGTAGATTTTCTCCGGATCCGGATATGGTGAATTCTCCATGAATTCAATACATTCTTCTACAAAATCTCTTGACTTATTGTCGATTGTTTCAAGCTCAGCTTCTGTAGCCCATCCGTTTTCCAGGATTCTGTGTTTTACCAGCTCCATAGGGTCATCATTTTTATGAATCGCTACCTCTTCTTTGCTTCTGTAAGGTTCTGCATCAGACATAGAATGTCCTCTGTAACGGTAAGTTCTTGCTTCAATGAAGGTAGGCCCGTCTCCTCTTCTTGCTCTTTCTATTGCTTCGTAAGCTGCTTCAGCTACCTTCTCAGGATCCATTGCATCTACTGCAAGGCAAGGCATTTCGTATCCTAAACCTAATTTATAGATATCTTCGTGGTTGGCTGTTCTTTTTACAGAAGTTCCCATTGCATACTGGTTGTTTTCTACCACAAATACTACAGGAAGTTTCCAGTTCATCGCCATATTGAATGTTTCATGAAGCGATCCCTGTCTTGCTGCTCCGTCACCGAAGAAACAAATATTTACAGCTTTTCTGTCAAAATATTTATCTGCAAAAGCAATCCCGGCACCTAAAGGAATCTGTCCCCCTACAATACCGTGCCCTCCGTAAAAACGGTGCTCTTTGCTGAAAATGTGCATAGATCCACCCATACCCCCGGACGTTCCGGTAGCTTTACCGCAAAGTTCAGCCATGATTCTTTTAGGATCTACCCCCATCGCCATTGGATGGATGTGGCATCTGTAAGCAGTAATCATACTGTCCTTTGTTAAATCCATTGCATGCGTGAAGCCGGCAGGGATAGCCTCCTGACCGTTATACAAATGTAAAAAACCTCTGATCTTTTGTTTTAGATAAAGAGAACGGCATTTGTCTTCAAACCTTCTCCACATAGTCATATCTTCATACCACTTCAGGTATACCTCTTTAGAAAATTCTTTCATGTGCTAGCTCTTGCTTTTTTATGATGAATATTTGAGCAAAATTATAAAAAAAACTTTGTTTTTATCGTATACATCCTAATTGTTTTTTTGCTTATAGTGTTATATTTGAATTTTAAACTTAAACATGGAAGAAAAACAGCCTTTACTGGTGCATAAAATTTCAAAAATCATCTCAGATTTTTTCAATCCTCTTATTTCTTTATTTATTTTTTTCGTTTATATGAGTGTAAGGGAATATTCCCTGAAAGATTCTCTTCTTTACTTTGTTCCCTTATTATTAATGATCATTCTTCCGGTTGTGATATGGCTGGTATGGAATGTAAAAACCGGAAGATATACCAATATGGATGTTTCCGACCGGGTTCAGAGGAAAAGCCTTTATATCTTTATTGCCGCCTGTGTGGTTATTTATCTTGTTTTTAACTATTTCAAAAACGGTTACATTGATCTCGTTATGCTTTTTATACTGATTCTTGTTTTCACCATGCAGATCAGCAATTTATTTATTAAAAGCTCGATGCATACAGCCTTTAATGTATTTGTCGCGGCACTGTTTTTCACCCTTGACTGGAAGGCGGGATTAGTATGGCTGGGGATAGCCGCTTTGGTGGGAATCACAAGAATTATTTTAAAAAGACATACCGTAAAGGAAGTATTTATGGGTGCCGGGATAGCATTTGTGGTATCTTTTATTTATCTTTATTGCAATATACAATTTCAACATTAAGAATTCTATGAAAATAAATCATCTTACCGCTGCTGAGGAAAATTTTATGAAGCTGTTCTGGAAGCTTGAATCTTTTTATCTTAAAGACATCATGGAGCAGCATCCTGAACCGAAGCCGCACCAGAATACCGTTTCCACTTATCTGAAAATATTGGTGGAAAAAGGGTACATCACAACTCAAAAAGAAGGAAGAATCTTTAAGTACACAGTGGTAGTTCCGTCTGAAGAATATAGAAAATTTCTGCTGAAAGAACTTTCACACAACTTTTTCAATGATTCCGGGAAGGAAATGCTTGAGCTTTTGTTCAATGAAAAACTAATATCCCAGGATGATTTGAAGAATTATTTTGACCTTAAAATTGAAATCGTTCCGGCAAAGATTGAGCAACCGAAATTTGAGTATGCAGATGAGATATTAAACCCTAAAAAAGCTAAAAAGGCTAAAACCAAAGATAAAGACAAGAAGAAGAAAAAGAAAAAGGATTAAGCACAACGGATCATGAAAACAAAATTTCGTGAAATAGCTGGAAAAGCACAGGAGGTTCTGCTGCGTTATCCAATGGTTTTATTAATGGGGCTCCTCTCTTCCATTGGTGCTATCTGTATGCTGGATAGTAAAAACAACAATGAACTTCTTTTTACCCATACCAAATTCACCATCTGCTGCTGTCTGGGAATTTCTTTGATGTTCGCGTTAAAAATACTTTCCCAAAGAATCGGTAAAAGACTGTTACTGGAGGTGCTGGGAACAGCCTTTCTTATTGGATTTTATTTTGTTTTACCAGGGAAAAAACGTGACTTTACTGAGGTATATGGCTTTATCGTTGCTATTACTTTCCTTTTGTCTCATTTACTAGTTTCCTTTGCTGCATTCCTGGAAAAAAACAGGGAGCTTAATTTCTGGCAGTACAACAAGAACCTTTTCGTTAACATTTTTCTGACTGCAGTTTTTACAGGAGTACTTACAGGAGGTGTAGAACTTGCAATACTAGCTGTTGACAAGCTGTTTGATTTTAATTTCAATGATCTCTTGTATGCCGATACGTTCTATGTGCTGGCTATTTTCGGGAGCTGTTTCATTTTTCTGCTCTTCAACGAAACCGGCCTGAACTATCTTGAGAAAGACGGAACTTATCCCGTGATCTTAAAATTTTTCACCCAGTTTGTCCTGATCCCTTTACTTTTTATTTATGCAATCATCCTTTACTTTTATTCATTTAAAATAATCATCAACTGGGAACTGCCGAGAGGATGGGTTTCCTATTTGGTTTTAGCCTATAGTATCGTTGGTATTCTTGCCCTATTGCTCGTATATCCGCTGAAAGAAGAGAAAGCAAAATCCTGGGTCAAAGTATTTTCAAAACTTTTCTATTACACTATAATTCCTCTACTTGTTTTATTATTTACAGCTATATTTACAAGAATTCTGGAATACGGGTATACGGAACCCAGATATTTCGTATTGCTGTTGGCACTTTGGCTATTGAGTGTGGTGGTTTATTTTATATTGAACAAAAAAGCAAGTATCAAATTCACTCCTGTAAGCTTATTCATATTCGGTATATTTTCACTGATCTTTCCTTATTTAAATGCGTTCAGTGTTGCCAAAAGAAGCCAGAAAAATGAATTGATTACACTTCTGGATCAGAATAAGCTATTGGTCAATCATAAAATAGATTTTCAAAAAAGAGTCTCCGACACTCTTGTGGAGGAAATTTCAAACAAATTTCAGTTTCTGGCAGAAAGAAAGCAAAAAGATTTTCTGCTGAATCTTGTTTCCGGGAAAACGCATAATCTTTTAGCACGTGATTTTGAACGACCTTACTCATGGGCCTTCGTTACATTGAAAGATGCATTTACCAATGTAGACAAAACCCAGGAAGCTTCAGCATTTGAAAGACTGGTTTTAGAATCTGAGACCAGAGTAACTAACATTCAGGGATATCAGTATTTAATTAATTTCAATAACTACAATCAGGAATCAAGAGATATCAATGGGGATACATTTGAGATAGACAATCAGACGGAAGTCAATAATAACAGAACGATAAGGGTAATTCTTAATTCAACAGAAGCGGTAGATTTCGGTCCTGCCATGAATAAACTCTTTGAAAGCAATACCTCTAAAACGGGAACAGTAACAATGAAGGAAATTGCCATGGAAAGCGATCTGGGAAAATACCATATCAAAATAGTGTTTCAAAATATTTCAAGAGATAAAACTCCAGATAGCAATAAAAGGAATATCTTCTATGATAATGCAGTGCTTCTTATCAAAGAAAAATAAATATTCTATAATATAATAGAGAGTGGCTTTTTAGCCGCTCTTTCATTAATATATCCATTCAAAAAGCGAATATAGAAAACAAATAATTATCCCTTCCTGAATCATCAGAAAGGGATAATTGTACATAAAAAAGCAGTTTTAAAGCTGCCTTATATTTTTACCAACGGTTTCCTCCGCCGTTACCTCCACGGTTGTTTCCACCACCGTATCCACCACCGTTACCACGGTTGTTTCCGTAACCACCACCGCCTCTGTTGTTGTCGAAGCTTCTTCTTGGCTTTTCTTCTCTTGGCTTAGCCTCAGATACGTTTAGTGTTTTTCCGTTAAATTCTTTCTGGTTAAGAGCTTCAACAGCTTGTTTTCCTTCTTCATCACCCATTTCTACAAAACCGAAACCTCTTGAACGGCCAGTTTCTCTGTCTGTAACAATTTTAGCTGATGATACATCACCAAATTCTGCGAATAGATCGTGCAACTCATACTCTTTAGTTGCGTAATTGATGTTTGAAACAAAAATGTTCATTTTAAATAAAAATTATAAATTAATAAAAATTTGGTATATAAGAGAAAAACAACATAAATTAATGAACAAATATTGATTCCAAATATAAACGAATGCAAGATACAATTAAAAATTATAAATCAAAGTTTTTTTTAAGCCATTTATCGCGTTATCATAAATTCAAAGACTTTAATTATCTTTAAACAATAATTAATAATCCTAAAACAGTAATTATAATTAATTTTATGGATAGTTAAAGTTAGTTAACATAATAGAAATAAGCTTGCGGAATGACAGAAAACAAGGTCCTTAATGATAAATCTCTGGAATATTCAACATCAAAAACAGGATAAAAATATATGAAACACACTACCAATTACATCAATACTTTCATTGAAGTTGCCGGTGATTGCCCTGTCTCCCATGCCGAAATTCCTCCTGAAAAGAAAATAAAGACTTTGGCAGAACTTCAGTATGACCGGATCATTAAAAATCCGTACCGGTATACTTCCGACGATATTATATTCGAATGCTATGCCCTGAAAAATGATATTTCAGAAAACGAAAAAGAAGAGGCAAAGATCCGCTTTTTCTCCAAAGGACAACCCTGCCTCAGATCTTCCCCTCTGGCCAAACGATATGGATTCGGAATTCACCACAATCAGGAAGGCAAAGTGGCTATTTTCGCTGTCGAAAGTAAAGAATATCAGAATTTTTTAAACGATGACCGCATAAAAAAAGTAAAAGCAATGCGCTCCAAAAGAATATGATTGAGAAAATGAATCATTTCCTTCAGATCAGTAAATGCTATTTTCTTGATAAACCGAGTTTTTAACCTTAAATTTGTCTGGCAAATCAGTAAAACATGAACTATCATACCAGAAAATGGGTAAAGCCTGAAGACCTGAACCCCAACCACTCTCTTTTTGGAGGAAGACTTTTACAGTGGATCGATGAAGAAGCGGCGCTTTACGCAATCATTCAGCTGGAAAATACAAAAGTAGTGACGAAATTTATTTCAGAGATCAACTTTGTAAGCTCAGCAAAACAGGGAGACATTATAGAAATAGGGATTGAAGCTACCCATTTCGGATCGTCATCCGTTACTTTAAAATGTGATGTAAGAAACAAAATGACCCACCAGACTATTATTACAGTAGACAAGATCGTCATGGTGAACCTGGATAATGAAGGAAATCCTGCGCCACACGGAAAAACCCAAATAGAATTTGTAAAAGACAGATTGAGCAAGCCATGAAAATCTTCATCAAAAATATGGTATGCAACCGCTGTATTTCCGCAGTGGAAAAAATATTCAGTGAGGCAGAAATAGAAACCAGCTCAGTTACGCTGGGAGAAGTTGAAACCAAGGCAGATGTTTCTGAGAAAAAAATGAATGCTGTAGAGAAAAGCCTGGTCGATACAGGTTTTGAAAGAATAAAAGACTCTGCCCATCAGCTCGTTGATAAAATTAAAAATACCATTATTATTAAAATCAGTGAACTTGATATTGATGAAAACTTCCTTCTTTCCGAATTTTTAAGCTCGAAAATCCACAAAGACTACAGCTCTCTTTCTAAAACCTTTTCCCAGAATGAAAACATTACCCTGGAGCAGTTTTTTATCCTTCACAAAATTGAAAAAGTAAAAGAGCTGCTTCTTTATAACGAATTCACTCTTACAGAAATCGCCGGAAAGCTTGGGTATAAAAGTGTCCAGCACCTTTCTTCCCAATTCAGGAATATCACAGGATTTACCCCTACGGAATTCAAGAAACTGAAAGATCATCAAAGAAAAACCCTGGATAGTTTTTAAGTTGGAGAGTAAGAGTGTTGGAGAGTTTTAGAGTATGAATCCAAAAAAGACTCAGGACATTTGTAAATATATAAATATTGATTTTTTTTAACCCCAATCCTTTTACACTCACATTCTCTCACCCTCCAACACTCCTACTCTAAACCCTCCACTCAACCCTTCTGCCAAATTCTATAACTATTATCCTTAAATTTATAACAGGCTTACCATTTCATTTTGGACATTTGTATTATAAATTCAAGGATCATGAACAGACAATATAATATACTCGGGATGACCTGCTCCGGCTGTCAGAAAAAAATTTCCGGACAGCTCAACAGTATTGAAGGAATTACAGCCGATGTAAATCTGGAGAATAATACAGTCACCA
Protein-coding sequences here:
- a CDS encoding phytanoyl-CoA dioxygenase family protein, whose translation is MLKQIRHYKLPYIIYNFFNKKKLQHNIPLYKKYGLSKSYFSSISSADFAHLPASERAIDRNKLVDTAFFKELTDENKESALQYDENGYMILRNFITTDDADKINAEIEKLMENGTLKFIYGGKLMFAIHHSEIIKSIGSDKSLLDFLSVLLDGKAKLFQSINFINGSQQKTHSDSIHMTTYPLGGLLGVWIALEDVDETNGALHYIPKSHKLPYFLNSDYDNEGDALKIGKKSYRAYEEFLESKVRELGLKKEIFKAKKGDMLIWHANILHGGEPHTDKSRTRKSLVYHFFDENSVCYHEVTQRPALFEL
- the radC gene encoding RadC family protein, coding for MTIKFLAHDDRPREKFLLKGKSSLSDSELLAIIMGSGSRDESALELARKILASVNNNWHQLSLLSNKELMKFKGVGEVKAVSIIAALEIGKRRIIQEIPEKAVISNSNDAYSILKNKLSDLRTEEFWAIYLNQSNKVIHISQLTQGGISQSVVDVRVLFKTALDHFSTGIIIAHNHPSGSLEPSKEDINITKKIDEAGKTLSIQLLDHIIITHDTYLSFSDEGLL
- a CDS encoding murein L,D-transpeptidase catalytic domain family protein, with the translated sequence MKKLIFLFLFIISCSKGEAQGNISGILPETKVLEIKNFIKGKNYNQDIAVFINFKTYSGKYRYFVYDLKNDKILQKAVVSHGSGSVIKNSKDLKFSNTEGSYQSSLGKYEILNSYNGKFGKAYRLNGLDSGNSNAMQRAIVLHSFGCIPDQESSDPACLSLGCPMLSAKALAQTAKYLDQSKYPVIMYAFY
- a CDS encoding ABC transporter ATP-binding protein is translated as MIKASNIHKSYGNLEVLKGVDIHIKTGEVVSIVGESGAGKSTLLQILGTLDHPSNSNKYNTEISIAGESFINMNDKQLSKFRNQNIGFVFQFHQLLPEFTALENVLLPTKIGGANEKEALEKAYALFEDLKIEQRLNHKPNQLSGGEAQRVAVARALINSPKIIFADEPTGNLDSKNADDLHRLFFDLRDKYNQTFVIVTHNPNLAEITDRKLVMKDGMIIE
- a CDS encoding pyruvate dehydrogenase complex dihydrolipoamide acetyltransferase produces the protein MAEVITMPRLSDTMTEGKVAKWHKKVGDKVKEGDILAEIETDKAVQDFESEIEGTLLYIGVEEGAAAAVDSVLAIIGNEGEDISGLTGGAAAPAAGGSEEKKSEEESKTENNATSVEQTTAEVPAGVEIITMPRLSDTMTEGKVAKWHKNVGDTVKEGDLLAEIETDKAVQDFESEFNGVLLKQGVEEGGAAPVDSVLAIIGPEGTDVSAVGAPKAAAQASEKPAEQKTETKTEEKAAPAASTSSSDRVAISPLAKKMAQDKGVDINSVHGSGENGRIVKKDIENYQPSQAQASQPAASAPAAAQVALSFVQGEDTETPNSQVRNIIAKRLAESKFSAPHYYLMVEINMDKAIEARKEINSLPDTKISFNDMIIKATAVALRKHPQVNSSWAGDKIIHRGNINVGVAVAIPDGLVVPVLKNTDQMNYTQISAAVKDMASRAKSKGLKANEMEGSTFSISNLGMFGIETFTSIINQPNSAILSVGAIIEKPIVKDGQIVVGNIMKLSLACDHRVVDGATGAQFLQTLKTYLESPLTLLL
- the pdhA gene encoding pyruvate dehydrogenase (acetyl-transferring) E1 component subunit alpha, with amino-acid sequence MKEFSKEVYLKWYEDMTMWRRFEDKCRSLYLKQKIRGFLHLYNGQEAIPAGFTHAMDLTKDSMITAYRCHIHPMAMGVDPKRIMAELCGKATGTSGGMGGSMHIFSKEHRFYGGHGIVGGQIPLGAGIAFADKYFDRKAVNICFFGDGAARQGSLHETFNMAMNWKLPVVFVVENNQYAMGTSVKRTANHEDIYKLGLGYEMPCLAVDAMDPEKVAEAAYEAIERARRGDGPTFIEARTYRYRGHSMSDAEPYRSKEEVAIHKNDDPMELVKHRILENGWATEAELETIDNKSRDFVEECIEFMENSPYPDPEKIYEYVYAQENYPFLDKLEN